The following DNA comes from Micromonospora chokoriensis.
AGTGACTCGCGGTTGACCTCCAAGCGAGCGTGCCGCTCTGGGTCGAGGAAGGCTCGCCCCCATACCTGGAACTCTTCGTCGGTCAGTTCCTCGGAATCGCTGCCGAGCCGCACCTCCCAGTACTCCGGGGTCGGATCGGGCGGGGTGACGTACCGGTAGGAGGGGCCGAGGTTGAGGCCGACGGGAACGATGACGGTGGGCATCGGGTGACCTTCCGAGGATCGGTGTCAGAGGACGGCGTTGTACTTCTCGGTCTGGGCGACGGCGGCCTGAATGAGGCCGGCGCCCTCGCCAAACTTCTGCTTTGCGGCGCTGAGTTTGCCGATGGCACCCATGACAGCGGGCTGCTGGGTGCCGGCGGCGAGGGCTTGGAGCACGGCGATGGCCCGGTCGACTTGGGCATTGACGCCGGCGAGTTGGGCGAGCGCCCTGTCGGCTTCGGACTTGCCGTGGGCCAGGCCCGCCTTGATGTCTCCGATGGTGGCCACTAGATCTTCCTCCCCTGGGTCGTGGTGTCCAACGCCCCGCCACCGGCGGCAGGTGCGTCTGCGGGTTCAGCCTCGGGTCGCGGCGATGAAGATGAACCACAAGATCGGCATGCCGACAAAACAGATCACTCCGCCTGCGCGGGCGGACCGAGTACCTCCTCCGCCGATCCGCGGCTGACCGACGAGGCTGATCGTGAGGTAGCCGGCGAAGAACGCCAGCGCGGGCAGCCCACACAGCGACCACGGCACGAGCTGCCACGGGATGCGGCCGAGGTCAGCATCGGGGCTGACGGCGAACATCAGCAGCGAGGCGAGGGTGCCGAGGGTCGCCGCGGCGGTGTAGACGAGAGCGTTGCGGGCCAGCGGCGTGAGCCCGGGCAGCAACGGTGGTTGCGCGGCCTGCCGATGGGCGTGCTCGGCGGCGGTATCGGCCGCGTCAGCAGCTGCGACGGCCCGGCGAAGCGCCTCGGCCGGGTCCGGAACCGGGCTGGGTGCGATGCCGCCGATGTGCGGCTCGGGCAGGCGCAGCGTGGCGGCGAGCTGGTGAAGGTGTTGCCGCTGAGTTGCGAGCCGGTGGGTGATCTGGTCGAGGGCGGCCTGCCCGCTGCGGCTTGCTGTGGCCTGCTGCTCGGCTCGTGAGCGTTCGTTCTGTAGGAGGGCCGCAAGGCGGCGGGCGTGGTCGGTGTAGGCGGCCCACCCGCCGTCGCGGGGCATCGGGGTGACGGGGTCGCTCATGTGAGGTCGTCGATCTGGTCGAGGGTGCCGGGGCGTACGTAGGGGACGATGAGGGTGCGGCGGTTGTCGTTGCGGTCGATCAGCAGGGCACGGTTGGGGCGGGACTGCCACTCGGAGGCGTAGTCGCCGAGCAGGGAGCCGATGTCGCTGCTGGGCAGGTTGAGCGCGACGAGGCAGGCGACCTCACCGCCGCCGGTGGGGCCGACGTCGTCGTTGAACCGGCTCAGGGTGCGCCACCAGCCGAGCAGGTGCACGCCGTGGCCGGGACCGTTGGCCAACACGGCGCGCAGGTCCTCGTGTCCGGAGCGGTAGGTGATCGGGTCGCTGGCCGCGAGGAGGTTGCTCGCGGCGTCGGCGCCGAACACCACCAGGTACGTCGCCTGCCCGCCGCCAGGCTCGGACTGCTGGGCGAGGTCGACCAGATGCGTCCGGTACTGGGTCGAGGTGATGGTTTCGCAGTGGTGGCCGGCTGCGGTGATCGCCTCGACGGCGGCGTCGGCCGCCTCGTCGGCAGCGGCGACAAGCGGCGCGATGAGAAAGCGGGCAGTGCCGGGGGCGTGCTGGCGGGCCAGACTGACCGCGGCTGCGTATAGGACGTCGGCTCCGACTGGGGAGGTGCCGAGTACGGCCAGATGGCTACCTGGAGTGGCGTCGAGGGTGAACCCTGCGGTCGGTAGGCCGACGTCGACGGCGCGGCCGACCAGGGCCCGCCGTCGCCGTACGTTCGGAGACAGGCGGGCGAACGTGGGATCGGCGTCGGGGTGCTGCTCGGCGTAGCCGGCGAACACCGCGGGTGGCGCGTCGCCCGGCGGGCGGGCGTTCCACAGCAGGTGTCGCTGCGCGGTCACCGACGCGGCATCGGCGTTCGGGAAGCGGATCACCCGGTTCGCTCCCGGTATCCCGGCCGCCGCGTTGATGACGGCTGCGCCGATCGGAAGGTTGTCGGCACCGTCGTTGAGCTGGTCGAGGATCCCACCACCACCGGCGAGCGCGACCCGCAGCGGGAACTGCCCGAAGATCGACTCTGTCTTGGCGAACAGCGCCTCCACCCCGGAGATCGTCTGCGACGCCAGGACCAGGTGGATGCCATAGGAGCGGCCCTTACGCGCCAACTCCTCCAGCAGCGCCACCGCCTGGCGGGCCACTGGGTCGTTACCCTCGAACAGCACGTGGAACTCGTCGATCACCGCCACCAGCCGCGGCATCGCCACGTCCGGCCGCCCGGCCCGCAGGTCGGCAAGCTTCGTCACCCCGGCCCGCTTCAGCTCGCTCGCCCGCCGGGTCATCTCCCGCGACAACGTGCGCAGCACCGCCAGCCCGTACTCCCGGTCGGACTCGATGCCCACGGTGCGGGCGTGCGGGATCCACGACGGGTCTACCGCCGTCGGGGTGAACTCCGCGAACGACACCCCCTCCTTGAAGTCCAGCAGATACAGGCCCAACTCGTCCGGGGAGTAGCGCGACGCCAGACCGTAGAGCATGTCCAGCAGGAAGACGGTCTTGCCCGACCCGGTACGACCACCCACCAACCAGTGCGGCGTCGCATCATCCAGCGCCAGCACACACTCGGCGCGGCCCTCCCGGCCCACCACGGTGCGCAGCCCGCCGACCGACGACTCCTGCCAAATCTCGACCGGCATCAACGCCGTGAAGTCCGTCGACGCCTGCACCCGCGCTGCTTTCGCCAATCTGCGACAGACCGTCTCGATCAGATCGTCCGACGGGCCTCCGTCCAACCGCATCGGCACCGCCAAGCCCGCACCGTCGTCACTGAACCGGTACGGACCCGGCGGGTCCGAAACCCTGAACAATCCGCCGCCGGCTGCTGTCAGATGCGTCGTCCGTTCCAATCGAGGCGCCGCCTCCAGCCCCGGATGCTGAGGCGGCGGATAGCCGGCCAACAGCAGGAACACACCTGCGGCCGGACCGGCGTGCGCGATCGCCGCCAACCGCGACCACTCCGCACGCGCCGCGCCCTGCGGCAGCGCCGCAACGCACACCAGCAGCACCGACGGATCCGCCTCGCCGTCCTGAACCCGCTCGATCCGCTCCTCCGCCTCAGCCAGCACCTGCTGGAGACCCGGAAGGTCGATCGCGGGCCTTCGCCACGCCTCCGCCTCCACCATTGCGCGGAACGGGCCGAACACCGCCCCGAGCGTCGCTCCGTCCACGGCCGCGACCCGAAGTGCGCCGTCCGGCAACGCCGCAAGTACTCGCAGCAGCAAGCCGCGCAGCCACCGCGCTACCGAGGGATCGCGGGCGTCGCTGTCGACCGCCAGATGGCCGGCCCCTACGAACGGTACGACGACACCAAAGACGCCGTCGGCGACCGGGGACGCCTCACCCAGCCGAACAGCAAGCGGGCGCCCAACAGCCGCATCGACACCCGACGGAAGGGCTGCGGCGGCAGCTTCCAGCCGGCACCCCAACCAGCCCGGCGTCAATCCCTCGGCCATTCGCTGCATACCGGCAGCGAAACGTCGGGCATCTTCGCTGGCCTGCACAGATGGGCCGTTCTGTCCGGCCCCAACGCGCAAT
Coding sequences within:
- a CDS encoding FtsK/SpoIIIE domain-containing protein, whose translation is MESVASAFGRAVAAHREAVSHAEAARARLRVGAGQNGPSVQASEDARRFAAGMQRMAEGLTPGWLGCRLEAAAAALPSGVDAAVGRPLAVRLGEASPVADGVFGVVVPFVGAGHLAVDSDARDPSVARWLRGLLLRVLAALPDGALRVAAVDGATLGAVFGPFRAMVEAEAWRRPAIDLPGLQQVLAEAEERIERVQDGEADPSVLLVCVAALPQGAARAEWSRLAAIAHAGPAAGVFLLLAGYPPPQHPGLEAAPRLERTTHLTAAGGGLFRVSDPPGPYRFSDDGAGLAVPMRLDGGPSDDLIETVCRRLAKAARVQASTDFTALMPVEIWQESSVGGLRTVVGREGRAECVLALDDATPHWLVGGRTGSGKTVFLLDMLYGLASRYSPDELGLYLLDFKEGVSFAEFTPTAVDPSWIPHARTVGIESDREYGLAVLRTLSREMTRRASELKRAGVTKLADLRAGRPDVAMPRLVAVIDEFHVLFEGNDPVARQAVALLEELARKGRSYGIHLVLASQTISGVEALFAKTESIFGQFPLRVALAGGGGILDQLNDGADNLPIGAAVINAAAGIPGANRVIRFPNADAASVTAQRHLLWNARPPGDAPPAVFAGYAEQHPDADPTFARLSPNVRRRRALVGRAVDVGLPTAGFTLDATPGSHLAVLGTSPVGADVLYAAAVSLARQHAPGTARFLIAPLVAAADEAADAAVEAITAAGHHCETITSTQYRTHLVDLAQQSEPGGGQATYLVVFGADAASNLLAASDPITYRSGHEDLRAVLANGPGHGVHLLGWWRTLSRFNDDVGPTGGGEVACLVALNLPSSDIGSLLGDYASEWQSRPNRALLIDRNDNRRTLIVPYVRPGTLDQIDDLT